In Xenorhabdus nematophila ATCC 19061, one DNA window encodes the following:
- the nirD gene encoding nitrite reductase small subunit NirD — translation MNQWIEVCLPEDIVPGTGACALVGDQQVAIFRPVDDEQLFALSNIDPFASASVLSRGLIVEHNGELWVASPLKKERFRLSDGFCLEDENYSIRSFPVRVNNGSVQIFLE, via the coding sequence ATGAATCAATGGATAGAAGTCTGCCTGCCAGAAGATATTGTTCCCGGTACCGGTGCTTGTGCTCTGGTCGGGGATCAGCAGGTCGCCATTTTTCGGCCTGTTGATGATGAGCAGTTATTTGCGTTGAGTAATATCGATCCCTTTGCTTCTGCCAGTGTTCTCTCTCGTGGACTGATTGTTGAACATAATGGCGAACTATGGGTTGCCAGCCCATTGAAAAAAGAGCGATTCAGATTAAGTGACGGCTTTTGTCTGGAAGATGAAAACTACTCAATCCGTTCATTTCCGGTCAGAGTAAATAATGGATCTGTGCAAATTTTTCTTGAATAA
- the glk gene encoding glucokinase, whose translation MTTYALVGDIGGTNARLALCDVDTGQQSAVEFYPCAHYESLEIVIRQYLQKQNCEVKYGCIAIACPVTEDVISMTNHSWRFSVSQMKASLQWERFEVINDFTAVSLAIPVLGANDVIQIGGKQPQAKRPIAVYGAGTGLGVAHLIHTGNQWMSLPGEGGHVDFAPDSVEEDHMLNVLRKEYGHVSAERILSGPGLVNIYRSLMTLNGQPIEVLTPSDISDRALSGNCPICKHALELFCSALGRFGGNLALNIGAFGGVYIAGGIVPRFLDFFQKSAFRKAFESKGRFTNYLQDIPVYLITHDKPGLLGTGSYIRQSLGKTIG comes from the coding sequence ATGACAACTTATGCCCTGGTAGGCGATATCGGCGGTACAAATGCACGGCTGGCATTATGTGATGTAGATACTGGGCAACAGAGCGCAGTCGAATTCTATCCCTGTGCGCATTACGAATCACTTGAAATTGTTATTCGCCAATACCTGCAAAAACAGAACTGTGAAGTCAAATATGGTTGTATCGCCATTGCCTGTCCGGTGACAGAAGATGTTATCAGTATGACCAATCATAGTTGGCGTTTCTCTGTCAGCCAAATGAAAGCATCTCTGCAATGGGAGCGTTTTGAGGTCATCAACGATTTTACCGCGGTTTCTCTCGCCATTCCGGTTCTGGGGGCAAATGACGTGATCCAGATTGGTGGAAAACAGCCTCAGGCTAAACGACCCATCGCGGTTTATGGTGCAGGAACAGGGTTGGGCGTCGCACATCTTATTCACACAGGAAATCAATGGATGAGCCTGCCCGGTGAAGGTGGTCATGTCGATTTTGCGCCTGATAGTGTGGAAGAAGATCATATGCTGAATGTATTGCGCAAAGAATACGGTCATGTCTCCGCTGAACGCATCCTTTCAGGGCCTGGATTGGTCAATATCTATCGTTCTCTGATGACACTGAATGGTCAACCAATAGAAGTACTTACCCCGAGCGACATTTCCGATCGTGCCCTGAGCGGAAACTGCCCTATCTGCAAACATGCACTGGAACTATTCTGCTCGGCACTGGGTCGTTTTGGCGGGAATCTGGCACTGAATATTGGCGCATTTGGTGGTGTTTATATTGCAGGTGGTATTGTCCCGCGCTTCCTTGATTTCTTCCAAAAATCGGCGTTCCGCAAGGCATTTGAAAGCAAAGGCCGGTTTACAAATTATTTGCAGGATATTCCTGTTTATCTGATTACCCACGATAAACCCGGATTATTGGGTACGGGTTCTTACATCCGTCAATCGCTGGGTAAAACGATTGGGTAA
- a CDS encoding beta-ketoacyl synthase has product MSKLPVIVALGGINAAGRSSGSHGYKRMVSDSLSHEIMQNTWSDLCHRMGIVKNSEPITASHIEQAKNGTLIRKITRFDTQKVPVNKILTDVDSHSERLLKSTYTSLSVTSAGQLPEGFEIGNLYNANHHPFGLRLTIYGASDLLNSIGISWSDITALVEPDLISVHASSALGQIDRFSLAGLLGNPLNGSRISSKMLPFSTPDMPASFINGYIINNIGGTSASIGACASFLYNLKQGVNDIKQGKAKVSLIGCAEAPIIPEVIEGFRAMGALAEDHQLCQLDKTDIVNHRRATRPFSTSIGLTIAESAQFILLMSDDLALQCGANILGAVPDVFINADANKKSISSPGAGNYITMMKAASLANHLLGGQLQYSYVQAHETGTPLNRVTESHIINEVAKVFGLHSWNVTAIKAHLGHSISASAGDLLTNALGVWQHGWIPGITTIDHIAEDVHATHLNILMQNQFVGERGENMKASIINAKGFGGNNASTVVLSPQHTLQMLSKKHGNASISTYHKRNEAVKNKSDEQDQAICRGDESVIYNVGNAVLQTSDITLSRQEIRVSGFRQAIKLPNAEEFSEFL; this is encoded by the coding sequence GTGAGTAAATTGCCCGTCATTGTTGCTCTAGGTGGTATAAATGCCGCCGGAAGAAGTTCAGGATCACACGGATATAAACGCATGGTGTCAGACAGTCTCAGTCATGAAATCATGCAAAATACATGGAGCGATCTGTGCCATCGAATGGGAATTGTCAAGAATTCAGAACCTATCACTGCTTCGCATATTGAACAGGCCAAAAATGGGACACTGATAAGAAAAATCACACGGTTTGATACACAAAAAGTCCCTGTCAACAAAATACTCACCGACGTTGACAGCCATTCAGAGAGGTTGTTAAAAAGCACATACACATCGCTTTCTGTCACCAGCGCAGGGCAATTACCAGAAGGCTTTGAAATTGGCAATTTGTATAATGCAAATCATCATCCATTTGGCTTGCGCCTGACCATTTACGGTGCTTCGGATTTGCTCAATTCAATTGGGATTTCATGGTCAGATATTACTGCCCTCGTAGAACCTGACCTGATTTCTGTTCATGCCAGTAGTGCATTGGGGCAAATAGACAGATTCTCACTGGCAGGATTACTTGGTAACCCACTGAATGGTTCACGTATCAGTTCCAAAATGCTGCCATTTTCCACACCCGATATGCCAGCAAGTTTCATCAATGGGTATATTATCAATAACATAGGTGGAACCTCCGCGAGCATAGGCGCCTGCGCCAGTTTTCTTTATAACCTGAAACAAGGTGTCAATGACATCAAACAAGGTAAAGCAAAGGTCAGCTTAATCGGGTGTGCTGAAGCCCCTATTATCCCTGAAGTTATTGAGGGGTTCAGGGCTATGGGAGCGCTTGCGGAAGATCACCAACTTTGCCAGCTCGATAAAACCGATATTGTTAATCATCGCCGGGCAACCCGTCCATTTTCAACAAGTATCGGCCTCACCATTGCAGAATCTGCACAATTTATATTGCTGATGAGTGATGATTTGGCCTTGCAGTGTGGAGCCAATATCCTTGGTGCAGTACCGGATGTTTTCATTAACGCTGACGCCAATAAAAAATCAATCTCCTCTCCGGGTGCCGGTAATTATATCACTATGATGAAAGCGGCTTCCCTTGCCAATCATTTACTGGGTGGGCAGTTACAATATTCTTACGTTCAAGCCCATGAAACGGGTACACCACTAAACAGAGTGACCGAAAGTCACATTATTAATGAAGTTGCCAAAGTTTTTGGACTCCATAGCTGGAATGTCACAGCGATTAAAGCCCATCTAGGGCACTCCATTTCTGCATCTGCCGGTGATCTATTGACCAACGCGTTAGGTGTTTGGCAGCATGGCTGGATCCCGGGAATTACAACCATTGATCACATCGCTGAGGATGTACATGCAACCCATCTGAATATTTTGATGCAGAATCAATTTGTTGGCGAACGCGGTGAAAATATGAAGGCCAGTATTATTAATGCAAAAGGGTTCGGGGGTAATAACGCAAGCACCGTTGTTTTGTCTCCACAACACACTTTGCAAATGCTGAGCAAAAAACACGGCAACGCGTCCATCAGTACATACCATAAACGCAATGAAGCAGTAAAAAACAAAAGTGATGAGCAAGATCAGGCAATCTGCCGTGGTGACGAATCCGTTATTTACAACGTCGGTAATGCCGTACTGCAAACATCAGATATCACTCTTTCACGTCAGGAAATCAGAGTGTCTGGGTTCAGACAGGCGATCAAACTACCAAATGCAGAAGAGTTCAGTGAATTTTTGTAA
- a CDS encoding type II toxin-antitoxin system HipA family toxin encodes MKCFLIKSLWAIWPSGLATFEYTKEWQQDGFSLSPLYLPLNNTTFTFPSLSWETYHGLPAVFADSLPDDFGNALINAWLARQGMDKSQFKAIDRLLYTGTRGMGALEYQPTNGSQESRSEPILIGELVGMTQKILDSRNGLQFRQLELSYRDQEQIYRRMVFNVVARNHDDHTKNWSFMVDDDYKWTLAPAFDVAWSYKEDSSWVHAHQLSLAGKREKFQLEDLLSVTQHISGLRRNKAKQIIEETIGVVSGWRELADAEGVPAVLRESVWNSLRIKL; translated from the coding sequence GTGAAGTGCTTTTTGATCAAATCCTTGTGGGCTATCTGGCCTAGTGGGCTAGCCACCTTTGAATACACTAAGGAATGGCAGCAAGACGGATTTAGCCTGTCACCTTTGTATTTACCATTGAATAACACGACATTTACCTTTCCCTCGCTGTCGTGGGAGACTTATCACGGATTACCAGCAGTATTTGCAGACTCTCTGCCTGATGATTTTGGTAACGCCCTGATCAATGCTTGGTTGGCTAGGCAGGGGATGGACAAATCTCAATTCAAGGCGATAGACCGACTACTATATACTGGTACCCGCGGAATGGGGGCTTTAGAGTATCAGCCAACTAATGGCTCTCAGGAGTCCAGGAGTGAACCTATTTTAATTGGTGAATTGGTTGGCATGACTCAAAAAATTCTGGACTCACGAAACGGACTTCAATTCCGGCAGCTGGAACTTTCTTACAGGGATCAGGAGCAGATCTATCGCCGAATGGTCTTTAATGTCGTTGCCCGTAATCATGATGATCACACTAAAAACTGGTCCTTTATGGTTGATGACGACTACAAGTGGACGTTGGCTCCGGCCTTTGACGTGGCTTGGAGTTACAAGGAGGATTCGTCGTGGGTTCATGCTCATCAACTTTCACTGGCAGGAAAACGTGAGAAATTTCAGCTCGAAGACTTACTATCGGTGACCCAGCACATTTCTGGTCTTCGCCGGAACAAGGCAAAACAGATTATTGAAGAAACAATTGGGGTAGTGTCTGGCTGGCGTGAGTTAGCTGATGCGGAAGGAGTTCCAGCAGTTTTGCGAGAAAGCGTGTGGAACTCGCTTCGAATAAAATTGTAA
- a CDS encoding helix-turn-helix domain-containing protein, whose translation MKITIAMSNIAIAKEVYERLEAYRQARGLSQETLVENLGISRPTYARIQKGTCSLGTFIGVLRELSLLEGFNALVPAPTVRPSEVIRAHKRQGSNRKSNIRLTPKHVKATVTGKSTGQNSVKAMLANRTKNKVMQ comes from the coding sequence ATGAAAATCACTATAGCCATGTCGAATATTGCGATTGCCAAAGAGGTGTATGAACGCCTTGAAGCTTACCGACAAGCAAGAGGATTATCGCAAGAAACACTGGTTGAGAATCTCGGCATTAGCCGGCCAACCTATGCCAGAATTCAAAAAGGAACCTGTAGCCTCGGTACCTTTATTGGAGTTCTTCGTGAGTTGAGTCTACTTGAAGGGTTCAATGCTTTGGTACCGGCACCCACAGTGCGACCCTCTGAGGTGATAAGAGCTCATAAAAGGCAGGGTAGTAACAGGAAAAGCAATATACGGCTGACACCTAAGCATGTCAAAGCTACAGTTACTGGCAAGTCCACTGGCCAAAATTCGGTCAAGGCCATGCTTGCTAATCGCACGAAAAATAAGGTTATGCAATGA
- a CDS encoding single-stranded DNA-binding protein — protein sequence MASRGVNKVILVGNLGQDPEVRYMPNGGAVANITLATSESWRDKQTGEMREKTEWHRVVIFGKLAEVAGEYLRKGSQVYIEGSLQTRKWQDQSGQDRYTTEIVVNIGGTMQMLGGRGGAGQEAPAQAGWGQPQQPQASQQFSGGGAPSRPAPSPAPQSNEPPIDFDDDIPF from the coding sequence ATGGCCAGCAGAGGCGTAAACAAAGTTATTTTAGTGGGTAATTTGGGACAGGACCCAGAAGTTCGTTATATGCCGAACGGGGGAGCAGTCGCCAACATTACTCTGGCAACGTCTGAGAGCTGGCGTGATAAGCAAACCGGTGAGATGAGAGAGAAAACCGAATGGCATCGTGTTGTGATTTTCGGCAAACTGGCAGAAGTCGCCGGTGAATATCTGCGCAAAGGCTCTCAGGTTTATATCGAAGGTTCTTTGCAGACTCGTAAATGGCAGGATCAGAGCGGTCAGGATCGTTACACCACTGAAATCGTGGTCAATATTGGTGGCACCATGCAGATGTTGGGCGGTCGCGGTGGTGCAGGGCAGGAAGCACCGGCACAAGCGGGTTGGGGCCAGCCTCAACAGCCACAGGCATCTCAGCAATTCAGCGGTGGTGGTGCACCATCTCGTCCGGCACCGTCTCCTGCGCCACAGAGCAATGAACCACCAATCGATTTTGATGATGACATTCCGTTCTAG
- the uvrA gene encoding excinuclease ABC subunit UvrA — protein sequence MDNIEVRGARTHNLKNINLVIPRDKLIVITGLSGSGKSSLAFDTLYAEGQRRYVESLSAYARQFLSLMEKPDVDHIEGLSPAISIEQKSTSHNPRSTVGTITEIHDYLRLLFARVGEPRCPEHDITLAAQTVSQMVDNVLALPEGQRLMLLAPVVKERKGEHTKLLDNLAAQGYIRARIDGEVCDLSDPPKLELQKKHTIEVVIDRFKVRADLAQRLAESFETALELSGGTAVIANMDDAQAEELVFSANFACSVCGYSMSELEPRLFSFNNPAGACPTCDGLGVQQFFDPERVVQNGDISLAGGAIRGWDRRNFYYFQMLRSLSEHYKFDIEMPFNELSPDIKKVVLYGSGKESIEFKYTNDRGDVTVRHHPFEGVLHNMERRYKDTESSAVREELAKYISNRFCVSCEGTRLRKEARYVFIESTTLPQISDFSIGHAMEFFQNIRLSGQRAKIAEKVLKEIRDRLKFLVNVGLNYLTLSRSAETLSGGEAQRIRLASQIGAGLVGVMYVLDEPSIGLHQRDNERLLETLLHLRNLGNTVIVVEHDEDAIRAADHIIDIGPGAGVHGGEIVAEGTISNIIESEKSLTGKFLSGECKIAIPEQRVPADSDKMLKLIGAKGNNLKKVTLKLPVGLFTCVTGVSGSGKSTLINDTLFPIAQRQLNGATNINPAPYIDIQGLEHFDKVIDIDQSPIGRTPRSNPATYTGVFTPVRELFSGVPESRARGYTPGRFSFNVKGGRCEACQGDGVIKVEMHFLPDVYVPCDQCKGKRYNRETLEIKYKGKSIHEVLDMTIEEAREFFDAVPALSRKLQTLIEVGLSYIRLGQSATTLSGGEAQRVKLARELSKRGTGQTLYILDEPTTGLHFADIQQLLSVLHQLRDQGNTIVVIEHNLDVIKTADWIVDLGPEGGSGGGEILVSGTPEEVAQCQKSHTARFLKPILERN from the coding sequence ATGGATAACATCGAAGTTCGGGGCGCCCGCACCCATAATCTCAAGAATATCAATTTGGTAATTCCCCGTGACAAATTAATCGTCATTACCGGATTATCCGGCTCCGGTAAATCATCTTTGGCTTTCGATACCCTATATGCAGAAGGTCAACGACGCTATGTGGAATCGCTCTCTGCATACGCCCGTCAGTTTTTGTCACTGATGGAAAAACCGGATGTTGACCACATTGAAGGGCTATCCCCGGCAATTTCCATTGAGCAAAAATCAACTTCCCATAACCCACGTTCTACGGTCGGGACGATCACTGAAATTCACGATTATCTCCGCCTGCTGTTTGCACGTGTAGGTGAACCCCGCTGCCCTGAACACGATATTACACTCGCAGCACAAACCGTCAGCCAGATGGTGGATAATGTTCTGGCACTGCCTGAAGGTCAGCGCCTGATGTTACTGGCTCCTGTTGTCAAAGAGCGTAAGGGTGAACACACCAAACTGCTAGATAACCTTGCTGCACAAGGCTATATCCGTGCCCGCATTGATGGCGAAGTGTGCGATCTTTCCGATCCCCCCAAACTTGAACTACAGAAAAAACATACCATTGAAGTGGTTATCGATCGTTTCAAGGTACGGGCCGATCTTGCTCAGCGTCTGGCTGAATCATTTGAGACGGCTCTGGAGCTTTCCGGCGGTACTGCGGTTATTGCCAATATGGATGATGCTCAGGCGGAAGAACTGGTCTTCTCCGCCAATTTTGCCTGTTCAGTTTGTGGCTATAGCATGAGCGAGCTGGAACCACGTCTGTTTTCCTTCAATAATCCCGCTGGCGCTTGCCCGACGTGTGATGGTTTAGGCGTTCAGCAATTTTTCGATCCTGAGCGTGTAGTTCAGAATGGAGATATTTCCCTTGCCGGTGGTGCAATTCGCGGTTGGGATCGCCGAAATTTCTATTATTTCCAGATGCTCAGATCGCTGTCAGAGCACTATAAATTTGATATTGAAATGCCGTTTAATGAGTTAAGCCCAGACATTAAAAAAGTGGTGTTATACGGCTCAGGCAAAGAATCCATCGAATTTAAATATACCAATGATCGTGGTGATGTTACTGTCCGTCACCATCCGTTTGAAGGTGTCCTGCACAATATGGAGCGCCGTTATAAAGATACGGAATCCAGCGCAGTACGGGAAGAACTGGCAAAATATATCAGCAATCGTTTCTGCGTTTCTTGTGAAGGGACCCGGTTGCGCAAAGAAGCACGTTATGTCTTTATCGAAAGTACTACGCTGCCGCAGATTTCGGATTTCAGCATCGGCCATGCAATGGAATTTTTCCAAAATATCAGACTGAGTGGGCAGCGCGCTAAAATTGCCGAAAAAGTCCTGAAAGAGATCCGTGACCGCCTGAAATTTCTGGTGAATGTTGGCTTGAATTATCTGACTCTCTCCCGTTCAGCAGAAACCCTTTCAGGCGGTGAAGCCCAACGGATCCGTCTGGCCAGCCAAATTGGTGCAGGTCTTGTCGGTGTGATGTATGTGCTGGATGAACCCTCCATTGGTTTGCATCAACGGGATAATGAGCGTTTGTTGGAAACGTTGCTGCATCTGCGTAATTTGGGCAATACCGTGATTGTGGTCGAACACGATGAAGATGCTATCCGAGCGGCTGATCATATTATTGATATTGGTCCCGGAGCCGGTGTGCATGGTGGCGAGATTGTGGCTGAAGGAACAATCTCCAATATTATAGAAAGTGAAAAATCGCTGACGGGGAAATTCCTGAGTGGCGAGTGCAAAATTGCCATCCCAGAGCAACGTGTGCCAGCCGATTCCGACAAGATGCTGAAATTGATTGGCGCAAAAGGCAATAATCTGAAAAAAGTGACCCTGAAACTGCCTGTCGGCCTGTTTACCTGTGTCACTGGTGTGTCTGGTTCCGGCAAATCGACGCTGATCAATGATACGCTCTTCCCCATCGCACAACGCCAGCTAAACGGCGCAACAAACATTAATCCTGCGCCTTATATTGATATCCAGGGGCTGGAACATTTTGACAAAGTCATTGATATCGACCAAAGCCCGATCGGCAGAACGCCCCGTTCAAACCCTGCCACTTATACCGGCGTATTTACACCTGTCAGAGAGTTGTTTTCCGGTGTGCCTGAATCCCGTGCCCGTGGTTATACACCGGGGCGTTTCAGTTTCAACGTAAAAGGTGGGCGCTGTGAAGCCTGTCAGGGTGATGGCGTCATCAAGGTTGAAATGCACTTCCTGCCTGATGTTTATGTCCCTTGTGACCAATGTAAGGGTAAGCGTTATAACCGTGAAACGCTGGAAATCAAATATAAAGGCAAGAGTATCCATGAAGTGCTGGATATGACCATTGAAGAGGCGCGGGAATTTTTCGATGCGGTTCCGGCTCTCTCCCGTAAGTTACAAACCTTGATAGAGGTCGGTCTTTCGTATATTCGTCTGGGACAATCAGCAACCACACTTTCAGGCGGGGAAGCGCAGCGGGTCAAACTGGCACGGGAATTATCCAAACGAGGGACAGGCCAAACCCTGTATATCCTTGATGAGCCGACAACCGGCCTGCATTTCGCGGATATTCAGCAGTTATTGTCGGTACTGCACCAACTCAGAGATCAGGGAAATACCATTGTTGTGATCGAGCATAATCTGGATGTTATCAAAACCGCCGACTGGATTGTCGATCTCGGCCCCGAAGGAGGGAGCGGCGGTGGCGAAATACTGGTATCAGGAACACCGGAAGAAGTTGCTCAGTGCCAGAAGTCACATACAGCTCGTTTTTTGAAACCGATACTTGAACGTAACTAA
- a CDS encoding DUF5993 family protein translates to MFLPFLIALVIIATVITGKQKLTYTLWFVLFIITVFWFKYHATDALNLSF, encoded by the coding sequence ATGTTTTTACCATTTTTAATTGCTTTAGTGATCATAGCCACCGTGATTACCGGCAAGCAAAAGCTGACGTACACACTTTGGTTTGTTTTATTCATCATCACGGTATTTTGGTTTAAATATCATGCCACTGATGCCTTGAATCTTTCTTTTTGA
- a CDS encoding disulfide bond formation protein B, with product MNNTMLMQRNPNLATTLNILGLFGISIVLIVAFYYQLALFELPCPLCLLQRAGIIMIGFGFLFNIYFGIKNAHYSLSIFGCLVTGFVAMRQVSLHILPGDTGYGSTFFGLHFYTWAAILSILTIIAIAVIMPLKAGNTDSAKCTPPALGKIAMGLFAFLIAANLVSTILECGGGQCDDNPTFYQLLQK from the coding sequence ATGAATAATACAATGTTAATGCAACGTAATCCTAACCTCGCGACGACCCTGAATATTCTCGGTTTATTCGGCATCAGTATCGTTTTGATAGTTGCATTTTATTATCAATTAGCGCTTTTTGAACTTCCTTGCCCGTTATGTTTATTGCAACGTGCAGGTATTATCATGATCGGGTTCGGCTTTTTGTTTAATATTTATTTCGGCATCAAGAATGCCCATTACAGCCTTTCAATATTTGGCTGTCTTGTGACTGGATTTGTTGCCATGCGTCAGGTTTCTCTGCATATCCTGCCGGGAGATACAGGATATGGTTCAACTTTCTTCGGATTGCATTTTTATACCTGGGCTGCAATTCTGTCTATTCTGACCATTATTGCCATTGCAGTTATTATGCCGTTGAAAGCAGGCAATACGGATTCTGCAAAATGTACGCCACCAGCATTAGGCAAAATTGCTATGGGGTTATTTGCATTTCTGATCGCTGCCAATTTGGTTTCCACCATTCTGGAATGTGGCGGCGGACAATGTGATGATAACCCGACATTCTATCAGTTATTGCAAAAGTAA
- a CDS encoding amino acid aminotransferase, which produces MFQHIDSYAGDPILSLMEEFNNDTREEKINLSIGLYYDAQGITPQLQAVANAKKQISALPQSASLYLPMEGLLAYRVAIQELLFGKDHPLLNQQKIATIQTVGGSGALKVGADFLHRYFPDSEVWCSDPTWENHASIFSGAGIKVNYYPYFDDKTKGVKFDDMLSTFKQLPAKSIILMHPCCHNPTGSDLTNEQWDQVVQVAKERELLPFLDIAYQGFADGMEEDAYAIRAMANAELPCLVSNSFSKIFSLYGERVGGLSVVCDDTKAAEHVLGQLKACVRRIYSSPPNFGAQIVARVLCDPELKDQWLEEVEQMRLRIREMRTVLVNALKKSLPEKNFDHLLKQRGMFSYTGFSQEQVDRLRKEFGVYLVGSGRVCMAGVNHHNVQRIAEAFAAVNR; this is translated from the coding sequence GTGTTCCAGCATATTGATTCATACGCAGGTGATCCTATCCTGTCGTTAATGGAAGAATTTAATAACGATACCAGAGAAGAAAAAATTAATTTGAGCATCGGCCTTTATTACGATGCACAAGGTATCACTCCTCAATTACAGGCTGTTGCAAACGCGAAAAAACAAATAAGCGCTTTGCCTCAGTCTGCTTCTCTTTATCTCCCGATGGAAGGATTGCTTGCCTATCGTGTGGCAATTCAGGAATTGCTGTTTGGTAAAGATCATCCACTGTTAAATCAGCAGAAAATTGCAACGATTCAAACTGTAGGTGGTTCAGGCGCATTAAAAGTAGGGGCGGATTTCTTACACCGTTATTTCCCGGATTCTGAAGTGTGGTGCAGTGACCCCACTTGGGAAAACCATGCCTCCATTTTTTCCGGAGCAGGAATTAAGGTGAATTATTACCCCTATTTTGATGACAAGACCAAAGGGGTAAAATTTGATGACATGCTGTCTACATTCAAACAACTGCCAGCAAAAAGCATTATATTGATGCACCCTTGTTGCCATAATCCAACCGGCTCAGATTTAACTAATGAGCAATGGGATCAGGTGGTTCAGGTTGCTAAAGAGCGGGAATTGCTCCCTTTCCTGGATATCGCTTATCAGGGATTCGCTGACGGCATGGAAGAAGATGCTTATGCAATTCGCGCAATGGCAAATGCGGAATTACCTTGTTTGGTAAGTAACTCATTCTCGAAAATCTTCTCACTGTATGGTGAGCGCGTTGGTGGATTATCCGTTGTTTGTGATGATACAAAAGCAGCAGAACATGTCTTGGGACAATTGAAAGCATGTGTGCGTCGCATCTATTCTAGCCCGCCGAATTTTGGTGCCCAAATCGTTGCCAGAGTATTATGTGATCCTGAATTAAAAGACCAGTGGCTGGAAGAGGTTGAACAGATGCGTTTACGTATTCGGGAGATGCGGACAGTATTGGTCAATGCCCTGAAAAAATCGTTGCCAGAGAAAAATTTTGACCACTTACTGAAACAACGGGGCATGTTCAGCTATACCGGATTCAGTCAGGAACAGGTCGATAGACTGCGTAAAGAATTTGGTGTTTATTTGGTTGGTTCTGGTCGTGTTTGTATGGCTGGCGTGAATCATCATAACGTACAGCGCATTGCAGAGGCATTTGCAGCAGTAAATCGGTGA
- the alr gene encoding alanine racemase gives MKAATAVINRRALRHNLQQVRAQAPDSKVIAVVKANAYGHGLLETACTMEDADCFGVARIGEALALRSGGLVKPILLLEGFFEAADLPVLVVNHIDTVVHSIEQLEALEQADLSHPIKVWMKLDTGMHRLGVRIDEAEAFYQRLSCCHNVEQPINLISHFSRADEPAVETTQQQIERFMAFVADKSGEKSIAASGGVLLWLQAHLDWVRPGIMMYGVSPMVDKTAADFNLIPAMTLKSSLIAVRKHKVGESVGYGGTWSSERDTCLGVVAMGYGDGYPRSAPTGMPVFINDREVPIVGRVSMDMITVDLGPACQDKVGDEVILWGSALPVEKIAEHSGISAYELITKLTSRVAMEYLDE, from the coding sequence ATGAAAGCGGCAACTGCTGTTATCAACCGCCGCGCTCTGCGACATAACCTGCAACAAGTCAGGGCACAGGCTCCTGACAGTAAAGTGATTGCAGTTGTGAAAGCAAACGCCTATGGACATGGTTTATTAGAAACTGCGTGCACAATGGAAGACGCTGATTGCTTCGGTGTTGCCCGGATTGGAGAAGCGCTTGCCCTGCGTAGTGGCGGGCTTGTCAAGCCAATTTTGCTACTGGAAGGTTTTTTTGAGGCGGCAGATTTACCTGTTCTGGTCGTCAATCATATTGACACTGTGGTGCACAGTATTGAGCAGCTCGAAGCATTGGAACAGGCGGATTTGTCCCACCCGATTAAAGTGTGGATGAAATTGGATACAGGCATGCACCGGCTGGGGGTCAGGATTGATGAAGCGGAAGCATTCTATCAACGCTTGAGCTGCTGTCATAATGTCGAACAACCCATTAATCTCATCAGCCATTTTAGCCGCGCTGATGAACCTGCCGTAGAAACAACCCAACAGCAAATCGAGCGTTTTATGGCATTTGTTGCGGATAAATCCGGTGAAAAATCCATCGCTGCATCAGGTGGCGTTTTATTGTGGCTGCAAGCTCATTTAGATTGGGTTCGTCCCGGCATTATGATGTACGGAGTCTCACCGATGGTGGATAAAACCGCGGCAGATTTCAATTTGATCCCGGCTATGACGTTAAAATCCAGCTTAATTGCGGTACGTAAGCATAAAGTGGGGGAATCGGTGGGATATGGCGGCACGTGGAGCAGCGAGCGTGACACCTGCCTTGGTGTTGTAGCAATGGGATACGGTGATGGTTATCCCCGCAGCGCACCAACGGGGATGCCAGTATTTATCAACGATCGGGAAGTACCGATTGTCGGCCGTGTTTCTATGGATATGATTACGGTGGATTTAGGGCCTGCGTGTCAGGACAAAGTCGGGGACGAGGTGATCCTTTGGGGCAGTGCCCTGCCTGTGGAAAAAATTGCGGAACACTCTGGCATCAGTGCTTATGAATTAATTACGAAATTGACTTCACGCGTTGCGATGGAATATCTAGACGAGTAA